TTAAAATGAAACCGGAAAATCCGATTCTAGTTTGAAACAACTGACTTGTTACATTTTGAAACTCGCAAATGCTGTTTCGTCTACTATTTAGTTTTCAAAGACCAAGCCGCCGTGTTGCGACAGACTCAGCACCCTACCTGAACCGTTGCCGCCTGTCAACATTTTCTTTCAAAAATTTTTCGAGGCATTTTGCAGTGGCCTGATCCAGAGATCGTGCCCGAAAGACTGTCAGAACACCGCGAGGTGCTCCTGTAGCCCTTCTTCCTGCCGGTTCTACAATTCGGTTGCAAAGAACGTCGTCACTGCGAAGCTCAACGTTATAGCAAAGGCAGTTTCGGCTGTCAATGCTTTTTTGTTGGCCGCTGCCGAACCAAAATGCCTCGTTCGTCAGCGGAGGGTGGTTATAGCAAATGACTTTGACTGCGTCAACGGGTTTGTTGTTTGTTTTTGTTAACGCGGCCGAAGATCCTGTGATGACTGAAGGATCGTTCTCAGTGAACACTGCTGCACCCGGTTGACAGGATGAGCGAACGTGGACCAGGCCAAGAGACAAACTCCAAAACAAAGGGGGCGATGCTCGCGCATCGCCCCCTCTTTATCGGTGTCGGCTTTTGAAACTTTAGGCAAAAGATACTTTGGCAAAGCGACGCTTGCCCACCTGGATGACGTACTCACCACTGCAGGCGATCTCCAGGTTCTCATCAGATATCTTCTCGCCATTGACTTTCACGCCGCCCCCCTGGATGGATCGGCGACCTTCACTGTTAGACTTCACGAGCTGCGCCTCTGCCAGGACCTTGCAGAGCAGAACCTTATCCCCTTCCGCCTTCAGTGCGAACTCGGGCATTTCGTCCGGGGTCTCGTTATTCTTGAAACGCTTGACGAAGTTCTCGTCAGCCTGGGTCGCGGCCTCGGCACCGTGATAACGGGTCACCATCTCGCGAGCCAACTGCTTCTTGGCTTCCATCGGATGCACTGCCCCGTTATTGAGGTCAACCTTCAACTGCTCGAACTCGGCCATAGTGAGGTCGCTTAACAGCTCGTAGTAACGAACCATCAGTTCATCAGAGATGGACATCACCTTGCCGTAGATCTCGTCGGCCGGTTCGTTGATGCCGATGTAGTTGCCAAGAGACTTGCTCATCTTGTTGACGCCGTCGAGACCTTCGAGAAGCGGCACGGTTATGACACACTGCGGCGCCTGCCCCCACTCCCTCTGGAGCTCACGACCGACGAGGAGGTTGAACTTCTGGTCGGTGCCGCCCAACTCCACATCGGCCTTGAGTGCAACCGAGTCGTACCCCTGAACCAGCGGATACATGAACTCGTGGATACTGATCGGCAATTGGTTCGAAAAGCGGTTGCTGAAGTCTTCGCGCTCGAGCATGCGAGCAACAGTGTACTTGGAGGCGAGACCGATCATATCCGATGCCGTCATTTTCCCGAGCCACTCCGAGTTGAAGACCACCTTAGTGAGCTTGGGATCGAGGACCTTGAATACCTGCTCTTTGTAGGTCTCCGCGTTTTTCAGCACGTCCTCGCGGGTGAGGACCTTACGGGTTTCTGATTTGCCGGTGGGGTCACCAATCATGCCAGTAAAATCACCGATGAGAAAATAAACCTCGTGGCCGAGCTTCTGGAATTGACGCATCTTGTGCAGCAGCACGGTGTGCCCCAGATGCAGGTCCGGCGCGGTCGGATCGAAACCGGCCTTGATCTTGAGCGGCACGCCGGTCTTGACGGATTTTTCGAGCTTCTCAATGAGCTCTTTCTCCACCAGGATTTCTACGGCGCCCCTCTTGATAATCTCCATCTGCTCTGCAACGGTCATCACATTCCCTCCAAATTTATTTCAGCCCCCTCCGCACAAAGCTACGGGGACCAAGCCCACGTCTGCACGAGGCTTCGGTGGCCAAACTCCACCTTCGCCATGACTATGGTGGGGCAATAACTCCTGCAACCTAGCCGCAGGCTATATTGATGCGTTCGATGTTAAGTGCGAGCCCGGTCTTTTCGTCAACTTCGATAGCAACGGCATTGATCCGGATATCCTTCTTCGCTACCTCGAACTTCGATGGGCGCTGGGTGACGAATTTCAGGATCGCCTCTTCCTTCTTCACGCCTATAACGGAATCGAAAGACCCGGTCATGCCCGCATCGGTCATATAAGCGGTGCCGGCGGTAAGGATGCGCTCGTCAGCAGTCTGCACGTGGGTATGGGTACCTATAACGGCTGCCACTCGCCCGTCCAAATACCACCCCAGCGAAACCTTCTCACTGGTGGCCTCGGCGTGGAAGTCTACAAAGACGATCGGCGTCTCTTCTTTCAACTTTGCGATCTCGCGATCGGCGCAACGAAACGGACAGTCGAGGTTGTTCATGAATACCCGGCCTTCCAAGTTCAAGATGCCGACCTTAACCCCACCGGGGGTCTTGACGATGGTGGTCCCCTTACCCGGGGTGCCCTCGGGGTAGTTGGCGGGGCGCACAATACGGTCCTCACGCTTGATGTACTCGAGCGCGTCTTTCTTGTCCCAGATATGGTTACCAGAGGTGATCATCTGGACGCCGCATTTGAAGAGGTCTTGCGCGGTCTCCTCGGTCAAGCCGAAGCCGCCGGCAGCGTTTTCCCCATTTGCAATCACCAGGTCGACCATGTGCCGATCGACGATCCGGTGCAGTTCACGGGAGAGCGCCTCCCGCCCGGGTTTGCCGATGACGTCCCCTATAAAGAGAAGCTTAACGGGCATATTCGGTTGCCCTGGTTTCTCTGATCACGTTGACCTTGATCTGGCCGGGGTAGGTCATCTCGGTTTCGATCTTCTTGGCGATGTCCTTGGCCAGAACCAGGGCGCGGTCGTCGGTCACCTGGTCGCTGGAAACCATGACGCGGATTTCGCGGCCGGCCTGGATAGCGAAAGAAGTGAGGACGCCGTCGAAGGAGGTGGCGATCCTTTCCAGGTCGTCCAGACGCTTCACGTAGGTCTCCATCATCTCGCGACGGGCACCCGGGCGGGCGCCGGAAAGCGCGTCAGCCGCCTGCACCAGGACGGCGAGAACTGTCGCCGGCTTCTCGTCTTCGTGGTGCGCCATGATGGCGTGGACAATCTTGGGGGACTCACCGTACTTCTTGGCGATATCAGCGCCGATGACGGCGTGGGAGCCTTCGATCTCGTGGTCGACCGCCTTGCCGAGGTCGTGCAGAAGACCGGCCCTCTTGGCCTGCTTCACGTTGATGCCGAGTTCCGCCGCCATGATGCCGCAGAGGAAAGCCACTTCCAGCGAGTGCTGATAGACGTTCTGGCTGTAGGAGGTGCGGTACTTCAGGCGCCCGATGAGTTTCAGGATCTCCGGATGGATGCCGTGCACGCCAAGGTCGAAGGCGGCCTGCTCGCCGGCTTCCTTCATTGCCTGCTCAATCTCTTCCTGGGATTTGGCCACCACTTCCTCGATGCGGCCGGGGTGGATCCTGCCGTCGGCGATGAGTTTCTGCAGCGACAGCTTGGCCACTTCCCTTCTGACCGGGTTGAAGCCGGAAAGGATCACCGCCTCGGGGGTGTCATCAATGATCAGGTCGATGCCAGTAGCTGCCTCGAGTGCCCTGATATTACGCCCCTCGCGGCCGATAATGCGTCCCTTCATCTCGTCGGAGGGAAGGGTCACGACGGAAACGCTGCGCTCGGCGACGTACTCACCGGCATAACGCTGCATGGCAAGAGCAAGGACTTCCTTGGCTTTCTTGTCGGCGGTCTCCCTGGCCTCTTCCTCCATTACCTTGATCAGCTTAGCGACGTCGAGCTTTGCCTCGTCTTCCATCGAGTCCATCAGGAACTTCTTGGCCTCGGCAGCCGTCATGCCCGCAATCTGCTCCAGCTTCGCCTTCTGCTCGCCCACCAGGGCATCAAGCTTCTCTTCCTTCTGGGTGAGCCCCTGCTCCTTGTTGGTCAGGGACTGCTCGCGCTGCGCGAGCCCTTGCTCTCTCTTCAGGAAGTCGGCGTCACGCTGATCGAACAGGTTGGTCTTCTTATCCAGGTTTTCTTCTTTTTGCTGCAGTCTCTTCTCAAGGGCCTGCAGGTCGCGACGCTTCTCGCGGCTCTCTTGTTCAAATTGCCTTTCAAGCTCTTCCTTTGCCTGGTACACCACATCCTTCGCCTGGACCGCAGCCTCCATGGCCACGACTTCGGCCTGTCGCTTGGCATCCTCGAGCATCTTGGCCGCAAGCGTCTCCGCATTGGTGACCAAAGAATCCGAGAGCTTCTTGCGCAGGATGTTGCCTATCACGTACCCGATAGCGGCCGCGACAAGCACCAGCAATATGGCAATAGTTATGTCGATTTTCACTGTTGCTCCCCCTCACATATATGTTTATTAACGCGAACCACCCGACTCTCGGTGACGATCAAATCCATCGTCACGTCGTGCGGCTCGCCGGCTATCTCCTGAAGCAGTTGGAAGTCGTAGCAAAACGCTACCAGCTTCCCGCTTCCTTCCAGACGGTGCAGCGACCTGTCATAGTAACCTTTACCGTAACCGATGCGACGCCCGCACAGATCAAAGGCCACTCCCGGTACCACGATGAGGTCCGCCTGCGCCGGATCATACCCTTCGCCTTGAGGTTCCGGGATTCCGTACCTGCCGGGGACGAGCTCGGCGAGAGCCTCCACCTGGCAAAACTGTAAATCGTTGCCTACTACAGCCGGATAGAGCAGTTTCTTACCGGCAGCGAGGGCCGCTACGGCGACCGCCGTGGTATCCACTTCGTGGTGGATCGGCGCGTACAGCACCAGCGACTTGGCTGCCTGATACTCGGACAGATCGAGGAACCGCTGTTGCAGGGCCAAGCTCAACGACGCCACCTGCGTCTTGGACAGCTCGCGGCGTCGAGCAAGGGTCGCGGCTCTATGGG
This region of Geomonas agri genomic DNA includes:
- the tyrS gene encoding tyrosine--tRNA ligase; the protein is MTVAEQMEIIKRGAVEILVEKELIEKLEKSVKTGVPLKIKAGFDPTAPDLHLGHTVLLHKMRQFQKLGHEVYFLIGDFTGMIGDPTGKSETRKVLTREDVLKNAETYKEQVFKVLDPKLTKVVFNSEWLGKMTASDMIGLASKYTVARMLEREDFSNRFSNQLPISIHEFMYPLVQGYDSVALKADVELGGTDQKFNLLVGRELQREWGQAPQCVITVPLLEGLDGVNKMSKSLGNYIGINEPADEIYGKVMSISDELMVRYYELLSDLTMAEFEQLKVDLNNGAVHPMEAKKQLAREMVTRYHGAEAATQADENFVKRFKNNETPDEMPEFALKAEGDKVLLCKVLAEAQLVKSNSEGRRSIQGGGVKVNGEKISDENLEIACSGEYVIQVGKRRFAKVSFA
- the rny gene encoding ribonuclease Y; its protein translation is MDITIAILLVLVAAAIGYVIGNILRKKLSDSLVTNAETLAAKMLEDAKRQAEVVAMEAAVQAKDVVYQAKEELERQFEQESREKRRDLQALEKRLQQKEENLDKKTNLFDQRDADFLKREQGLAQREQSLTNKEQGLTQKEEKLDALVGEQKAKLEQIAGMTAAEAKKFLMDSMEDEAKLDVAKLIKVMEEEARETADKKAKEVLALAMQRYAGEYVAERSVSVVTLPSDEMKGRIIGREGRNIRALEAATGIDLIIDDTPEAVILSGFNPVRREVAKLSLQKLIADGRIHPGRIEEVVAKSQEEIEQAMKEAGEQAAFDLGVHGIHPEILKLIGRLKYRTSYSQNVYQHSLEVAFLCGIMAAELGINVKQAKRAGLLHDLGKAVDHEIEGSHAVIGADIAKKYGESPKIVHAIMAHHEDEKPATVLAVLVQAADALSGARPGARREMMETYVKRLDDLERIATSFDGVLTSFAIQAGREIRVMVSSDQVTDDRALVLAKDIAKKIETEMTYPGQIKVNVIRETRATEYAR
- a CDS encoding TIGR00282 family metallophosphoesterase; the protein is MPVKLLFIGDVIGKPGREALSRELHRIVDRHMVDLVIANGENAAGGFGLTEETAQDLFKCGVQMITSGNHIWDKKDALEYIKREDRIVRPANYPEGTPGKGTTIVKTPGGVKVGILNLEGRVFMNNLDCPFRCADREIAKLKEETPIVFVDFHAEATSEKVSLGWYLDGRVAAVIGTHTHVQTADERILTAGTAYMTDAGMTGSFDSVIGVKKEEAILKFVTQRPSKFEVAKKDIRINAVAIEVDEKTGLALNIERINIACG
- a CDS encoding 5-formyltetrahydrofolate cyclo-ligase, with the protein product MPKRAHRAATLARRRELSKTQVASLSLALQQRFLDLSEYQAAKSLVLYAPIHHEVDTTAVAVAALAAGKKLLYPAVVGNDLQFCQVEALAELVPGRYGIPEPQGEGYDPAQADLIVVPGVAFDLCGRRIGYGKGYYDRSLHRLEGSGKLVAFCYDFQLLQEIAGEPHDVTMDLIVTESRVVRVNKHICEGEQQ